The Nitrosopumilus cobalaminigenes genome contains a region encoding:
- a CDS encoding CFI-box-CTERM domain-containing protein — translation MKFLLAVLFIPLLIIPAFAESQTLPTEKGTLDVKLTYDTIEPNVQTKINIDFLNPQTQKVQEHIDYTIAVSKDGERVFGPIPLTHTSVGSVKIPIEFNLGEGMYTMDFEVEGILFQPIPTETVSFDIIVGDAHAQPVPNNDVPPVEENGGCLIATAAYGSEMAPQVQQLRELRDNTVLSTESGTAFMSGFNQFYYSFSPSVADFERENPIFKEIVKAGLTPMLSSLSLLNHVEIDSEQEMLGYGISLIILNIGMYVGIPVFGILKLYQFRKN, via the coding sequence ATGAAATTTCTACTTGCAGTATTATTCATTCCGTTATTGATTATTCCTGCATTTGCTGAATCACAGACTTTACCTACAGAAAAAGGAACACTAGATGTAAAATTAACCTACGATACTATAGAACCAAATGTTCAAACAAAAATTAATATCGATTTTCTAAATCCTCAAACTCAAAAAGTTCAAGAACATATTGACTATACAATTGCTGTTTCAAAAGATGGTGAAAGAGTATTTGGACCAATTCCACTAACTCATACATCAGTAGGTTCTGTAAAAATTCCAATTGAATTCAATCTTGGAGAAGGAATGTATACAATGGACTTTGAAGTTGAAGGAATTTTGTTTCAACCAATTCCAACTGAAACAGTATCATTTGATATTATAGTAGGCGATGCTCATGCTCAACCAGTACCTAACAATGATGTTCCACCTGTTGAGGAAAATGGTGGTTGTCTAATAGCTACTGCAGCATATGGTTCAGAAATGGCACCACAAGTTCAACAACTAAGAGAACTTAGAGATAACACTGTTTTATCAACAGAGTCAGGAACTGCTTTCATGAGTGGATTTAATCAATTCTATTATTCATTTTCACCAAGTGTAGCTGACTTTGAAAGAGAAAATCCAATTTTCAAAGAAATTGTCAAAGCTGGATTAACTCCAATGTTGTCATCATTATCTTTACTTAATCACGTTGAGATTGATTCAGAGCAAGAAATGTTAGGATATGGTATCTCTCTAATTATCCTAAATATTGGAATGTATGTAGGAATTCCTGTATTTGGAATTCTAAAATTGTACCAATTTAGAAAAAACTAG
- a CDS encoding PEFG-CTERM sorting domain-containing protein, translated as MKTKAISSFFVLFAIASVIAISAPDAFADHSEVTVEAAQGSGAPGCEETAEGCYIPSTATVDVGGVVIFSNPDSAAHTFTSGDPTMPETVQVLFDSGLVMAGSTYEWSPTETGEVDYFCMVHPWMQGVIIVQEVGAAEEDDHGDDHGDEMMMPTGAASATGMLSDGTKVSVWTTAPTKGEMLEISVQFEGAEHVNHDMKVTQNGNTVLDDKAAHHHDGKGVHMTKALGSSDPVNITITFQGYGVDNPKTGPIGEKVVFSNVVPEFGTIAMMILAVAIISIVAVTAKSRVVPRF; from the coding sequence ATGAAGACTAAAGCAATTAGCTCTTTCTTCGTACTATTTGCTATTGCATCTGTCATTGCTATATCAGCACCAGATGCTTTTGCAGATCATTCAGAAGTCACAGTCGAAGCTGCCCAGGGTTCTGGCGCACCAGGTTGTGAAGAAACCGCAGAGGGATGTTACATCCCAAGCACTGCAACAGTTGATGTTGGTGGAGTTGTTATCTTTTCAAATCCAGATAGCGCAGCACACACTTTCACATCAGGAGATCCAACAATGCCTGAAACAGTTCAGGTTCTATTCGATTCCGGTCTTGTAATGGCAGGAAGTACATACGAATGGTCTCCAACTGAAACAGGAGAGGTTGATTATTTCTGTATGGTTCATCCTTGGATGCAAGGAGTGATCATTGTACAAGAAGTAGGAGCTGCTGAAGAAGACGATCATGGTGACGATCATGGTGATGAAATGATGATGCCAACAGGTGCTGCATCAGCAACAGGAATGTTGTCTGACGGTACTAAGGTTTCAGTTTGGACTACAGCACCAACAAAAGGTGAGATGTTAGAAATCAGTGTTCAATTTGAAGGTGCAGAACATGTTAATCACGATATGAAAGTTACACAAAATGGTAATACAGTATTAGATGATAAAGCTGCACACCATCACGATGGAAAAGGAGTTCATATGACAAAAGCTCTTGGTTCATCAGATCCAGTAAATATCACAATCACTTTCCAGGGTTATGGAGTAGATAATCCAAAAACTGGACCAATTGGTGAAAAAGTAGTATTCTCAAACGTTGTCCCAGAATTTGGTACAATTGCAATGATGATACTAGCTGTAGCAATCATAAGCATCGTAGCAGTTACTGCAAAATCTAGAGTCGTTCCAAGATTTTAG
- a CDS encoding virginiamycin B lyase family protein → MRKFLFILLVLSFISIPFATAHPFTEETIPSLGSNAPVGTSEVIVFFSEPVDINFSEIKVFDSNGNQIDNKDTNYYEDGSELSLIVTTSPLEDGVYTAAVKVLSKVDGHLVPSAFLFGVGDVIVHDDDLSKSLVESEIIFFPEAGARFPGILGQTIVLGAVIASLLIWGTQNKQLIKEELEKVEIFHHGKFMSITGIGLMLVFISDILMIVVQTVRLETSPIDVIGTYFGTVWLARTIITIILLGIWFGMDKKKTLSKKNQIPLLVTSLVLISTSSLIGHGAASEQIGALALDYIHNLVSAVWIGGIIYFVFTLLPTFSQLKEISREKMSLLAIPRFSIAFIISIGIVIITGPTLMWFLESDVGLITESVFGQLIILKIAIAAIIVGLGGFLQFNIQNKAEKNFSTGKITVHKKLKKSLRVEAILGIILLGVVALLTNGTLPAGEIQKVDAQEIVYGFKTMEFSENAKFDIDISPFSSGINTILVKVSDFEGNQLYDSEQIHVKISNPSKNISPIEVPIEVKNLSDPIQFQGELTFGFSGEWLVEIEAQRTENANESIMLNLLVKPRLANIQTQIIEYDLPENAKPLFAVYDGKDSLWISDASAPRLWEFSLETNEFTSYSFDGLATTFLTQDNKGKIWFTDTPRNQIGFMDIENKEITTKTLPKLDPVISENTPLFLKADFDDNIWITIVNKDKILKYLPEEDTFEEIGLPNKQSLPFALTLDSDGKVWYSTTGAGKIGFIDPQNNKLTQINTETVLQAPEALIFDEDGNLWIAEHTGLAITKFNPILETFSKISVPNEEALPFGMTFDKYGNIWFAQHTVDSLGVYDPDNNDLIEIPIPTETSFIQFMASDGNDNVWFVEQQSNKIGTIKMTEIPVSISQVQESNNVEIKYTELASPLVALGIIATSLFFVKSINDKRRLNSLINS, encoded by the coding sequence ATGAGAAAATTTCTATTTATTTTACTAGTATTATCATTTATTTCAATTCCATTTGCAACAGCTCATCCATTTACAGAAGAAACAATTCCAAGTCTAGGATCAAATGCGCCTGTAGGAACATCAGAAGTAATTGTATTTTTTTCAGAACCAGTTGATATCAACTTTAGTGAAATCAAAGTTTTTGACAGTAATGGAAATCAAATTGATAATAAAGATACCAACTATTATGAAGATGGAAGTGAATTATCGCTAATTGTCACCACTTCGCCATTAGAGGATGGAGTCTATACTGCAGCAGTTAAAGTTCTATCAAAAGTTGATGGTCATTTAGTTCCAAGCGCATTCTTGTTTGGAGTTGGAGATGTCATAGTACATGACGATGATTTATCAAAATCATTAGTAGAATCAGAAATAATATTTTTCCCTGAAGCTGGAGCGAGGTTTCCTGGAATTTTAGGGCAAACCATAGTTTTAGGTGCAGTAATAGCATCATTACTAATTTGGGGAACACAAAACAAACAACTAATCAAAGAAGAATTAGAGAAAGTAGAAATTTTTCATCACGGAAAATTCATGTCCATTACGGGCATAGGATTGATGCTAGTATTCATTTCAGATATTTTGATGATTGTAGTTCAAACTGTAAGATTAGAAACTTCACCAATTGATGTGATAGGGACATATTTTGGAACAGTTTGGCTTGCTAGAACGATTATCACAATTATCTTACTCGGTATTTGGTTTGGAATGGATAAGAAAAAGACCCTATCAAAGAAAAATCAAATTCCATTGCTTGTTACATCTTTAGTATTAATTTCAACTTCTAGTTTGATTGGTCACGGTGCAGCTAGTGAACAAATAGGAGCCTTAGCATTAGATTACATTCATAATTTAGTTTCAGCAGTTTGGATTGGTGGAATCATATACTTTGTTTTCACTTTACTTCCAACATTTTCACAATTAAAAGAAATTAGTAGAGAGAAAATGAGTCTACTTGCAATACCAAGATTCTCAATAGCTTTTATTATTTCTATAGGAATTGTGATAATTACTGGACCAACTTTAATGTGGTTCTTAGAAAGTGATGTAGGATTAATTACAGAATCAGTGTTTGGTCAGTTAATTATTCTAAAAATTGCAATTGCGGCAATAATAGTTGGATTGGGTGGATTTTTGCAATTTAATATTCAAAATAAAGCTGAAAAGAATTTTTCAACAGGTAAGATAACAGTGCATAAAAAATTAAAAAAATCTCTTAGAGTTGAAGCAATTTTAGGAATAATTCTTCTTGGAGTTGTTGCATTACTAACTAATGGAACTTTACCTGCAGGTGAAATCCAAAAAGTTGATGCACAGGAAATCGTCTATGGATTCAAAACCATGGAATTTTCAGAAAATGCAAAATTTGATATCGATATTTCTCCATTTTCTAGTGGAATAAATACAATTCTAGTAAAAGTAAGTGATTTTGAAGGAAACCAACTTTATGATTCAGAACAAATTCATGTGAAAATATCAAATCCATCAAAGAATATTTCCCCAATTGAAGTTCCAATAGAAGTAAAGAATCTCTCTGATCCGATTCAATTTCAAGGAGAATTAACATTTGGATTTTCAGGTGAATGGTTAGTAGAGATAGAAGCTCAAAGAACAGAGAATGCCAATGAATCAATTATGTTAAATTTACTTGTAAAACCTAGACTAGCAAATATTCAAACACAAATTATTGAATATGATTTACCTGAAAATGCCAAACCATTATTTGCAGTATATGATGGAAAAGATTCTTTGTGGATTAGTGATGCATCTGCTCCTAGATTATGGGAGTTTTCACTTGAAACAAATGAATTTACTTCGTATTCATTTGATGGTTTAGCTACAACTTTTCTAACACAAGATAACAAAGGAAAAATTTGGTTTACAGACACACCTCGAAACCAAATTGGATTTATGGATATTGAAAATAAAGAAATTACAACTAAGACCCTACCGAAACTAGATCCAGTAATTTCAGAAAATACTCCATTATTCCTTAAAGCAGACTTTGATGATAACATTTGGATAACAATTGTCAACAAAGACAAAATTTTGAAATATTTACCAGAAGAAGATACATTTGAAGAGATAGGTTTGCCAAACAAACAATCTCTTCCATTTGCATTGACATTAGATAGTGATGGGAAGGTTTGGTATTCTACAACAGGTGCAGGTAAAATTGGATTTATAGATCCTCAAAATAATAAATTAACACAAATTAATACTGAAACAGTTTTGCAGGCACCAGAAGCTCTGATTTTTGATGAAGATGGCAATCTATGGATTGCAGAACATACAGGATTGGCAATTACAAAATTCAACCCAATTTTAGAGACATTTAGTAAGATATCTGTGCCTAATGAAGAGGCATTACCATTTGGCATGACATTTGACAAATATGGAAACATTTGGTTTGCACAACATACGGTAGATAGTTTAGGTGTTTATGATCCTGACAATAACGACTTGATAGAAATTCCAATTCCAACTGAAACATCATTTATTCAATTCATGGCATCAGATGGAAACGACAATGTTTGGTTTGTTGAACAACAATCAAATAAAATTGGCACAATAAAAATGACAGAAATTCCAGTTTCTATTTCACAAGTTCAAGAATCAAATAATGTGGAAATAAAATATACAGAACTTGCATCGCCATTAGTTGCGTTAGGGATTATTGCAACATCATTGTTTTTTGTAAAGAGTATAAATGATAAAAGAAGATTAAATTCTTTAATTAATTCTTAG
- a CDS encoding metal ABC transporter permease translates to MHRALISGVAIAILCSIVGLFLVLRRYSLFGDAIAHSSFGGIALGLLAGVYPLWTAYGVSIASALIITKIKDRYNISGDASIAVLLSSGIAVGLVIIGLSGGFTIDIFSFLFGSILLVSVDDTILILTLTGVILIVILSLYRQLLYSTFNEEQAKVSGVPVEKINYLIVFMAGITVVTSIQLVGVLLISALFVIPNVTAIMYGKGFKQTAIISMSFSIFSVVSGILISYVFDITPAGTIVLVAIGLLAGTMGIKSAGLLSKN, encoded by the coding sequence ATGCATAGAGCCTTAATTTCTGGTGTTGCCATTGCAATTCTTTGTTCAATAGTTGGATTGTTCCTAGTCTTGAGACGATATTCCTTATTTGGTGATGCAATTGCCCATTCATCATTTGGTGGAATTGCATTAGGATTACTTGCAGGTGTTTATCCGCTATGGACAGCATATGGAGTTTCAATAGCTAGTGCATTAATTATTACAAAAATCAAAGATAGATACAACATATCTGGAGATGCATCTATTGCTGTACTCTTATCTTCAGGCATAGCAGTTGGGCTCGTGATTATTGGATTGTCTGGAGGTTTTACAATTGACATCTTTAGTTTTCTATTTGGAAGTATTCTACTTGTTAGTGTAGATGATACAATACTAATCTTAACTTTGACTGGTGTAATTCTAATTGTAATTTTGAGTCTCTACAGACAACTTCTCTATTCCACATTTAATGAAGAACAAGCTAAAGTTAGTGGTGTTCCTGTAGAAAAAATAAATTATTTGATAGTATTCATGGCAGGAATTACTGTAGTTACATCAATACAACTTGTAGGTGTATTGTTAATTTCAGCTCTATTTGTAATTCCAAATGTAACTGCAATTATGTATGGTAAAGGATTCAAACAAACTGCAATTATCTCAATGAGTTTCTCAATCTTTTCAGTTGTTTCAGGAATATTGATTTCTTATGTTTTTGATATTACTCCTGCAGGAACTATTGTCTTGGTAGCAATTGGATTGCTTGCAGGAACAATGGGAATAAAGTCTGCAGGATTATTATCTAAGAATTAA
- a CDS encoding metal ABC transporter ATP-binding protein, which yields MLKVVEINNLTVQYPDVKALDDVSLVVNQGDFLGIIGPNGAGKSTLFASMLGLNTKYKGTIKFFDKDIKKSKNYLKELGYVPQKPVFEKNFPVTVTDVVRMGLRKESDENKIDEILQQLWIHELRDRRIGELSGGQQQRVFIAKALVHNPKILILDEPVTGIDQQSIDLFYSILRELNSKQKITIIWSSHDLDAVNQLANHVACLNRTLFFHGESEKFFSDDDLVKQYSEASMQEHMHHH from the coding sequence ATGTTGAAAGTAGTTGAAATCAACAACTTGACAGTTCAATATCCTGATGTTAAGGCTCTAGATGATGTGAGTCTGGTTGTTAATCAAGGTGACTTTTTAGGCATAATTGGGCCTAATGGGGCAGGAAAATCCACACTTTTTGCATCCATGCTTGGTTTGAATACAAAATACAAAGGAACAATCAAATTTTTTGATAAAGATATTAAAAAATCAAAAAATTATTTGAAAGAACTTGGATATGTTCCACAAAAACCAGTCTTTGAAAAAAACTTTCCAGTAACAGTTACCGATGTAGTTAGAATGGGATTAAGAAAAGAATCTGATGAAAATAAAATTGATGAAATTTTGCAACAGTTGTGGATACATGAATTACGTGATAGACGGATAGGCGAACTGTCTGGAGGTCAACAACAACGTGTCTTTATTGCAAAAGCTTTGGTACATAATCCAAAAATTTTGATCTTAGATGAACCAGTAACTGGAATTGATCAGCAAAGCATTGATTTGTTTTACAGTATACTTCGTGAATTAAACTCTAAACAAAAAATTACAATTATTTGGTCCTCTCATGATTTAGATGCAGTAAATCAACTAGCAAATCATGTAGCATGTTTGAATAGGACTCTGTTCTTTCATGGTGAATCAGAAAAATTCTTTTCAGATGATGATCTTGTTAAACAATATTCAGAAGCTTCTATGCAGGAACATATGCATCATCATTAA
- a CDS encoding metal ABC transporter solute-binding protein, Zn/Mn family, giving the protein MNTQTKMAIVAIIVVIPLTSLVVYGTDTNQQFTNSDNSKLQVISSFNPLYEFSQIVGQDKIDATLLVPVGVEPHDWEPTIKDVQEMQKSDIIVINGIGFENWVDDLIENNYSGIIVDTSNGIDIIQSEEQHNEEQHNEHDDLLGDPHIWLNPVYAKIQVQNIATAFSNSDAKNSQFYHKNAEEYNKKLDLLDLKIQKELSECSRDFIAFHDAFSYFADEYNLNQHTILTTTNSHGEVTAKTLENVISKARELNIKVIFSEETVNTKTSQIIANEIGGKVLVLSPLEIVSNDNYITKMTQNLENLKEALC; this is encoded by the coding sequence GTGAATACCCAAACCAAGATGGCGATAGTAGCAATAATTGTAGTAATTCCATTAACTTCGCTTGTTGTCTATGGGACTGATACTAATCAACAGTTTACTAATTCTGATAATTCCAAACTTCAAGTAATTTCATCATTTAATCCATTATACGAATTCTCACAAATAGTAGGTCAGGATAAGATTGATGCAACATTATTGGTTCCCGTTGGAGTTGAACCTCATGATTGGGAACCTACAATAAAAGATGTTCAAGAAATGCAAAAATCAGATATAATTGTAATTAATGGAATAGGTTTTGAAAATTGGGTTGATGATTTAATTGAAAATAATTACTCCGGAATTATTGTTGATACGAGTAATGGAATTGATATTATTCAATCTGAAGAACAACACAATGAAGAACAACACAATGAACATGATGATCTTTTAGGTGATCCACATATTTGGTTAAATCCTGTATATGCAAAAATACAAGTTCAAAATATTGCAACTGCTTTTTCAAATTCTGATGCTAAAAATTCTCAATTTTATCATAAAAATGCAGAAGAATATAATAAAAAATTAGATTTACTAGATTTAAAAATCCAAAAGGAATTATCTGAATGTAGTAGAGATTTTATTGCATTTCATGATGCATTTTCTTATTTTGCAGATGAATATAATTTGAATCAACATACTATTCTTACAACAACTAATTCTCATGGAGAAGTTACTGCAAAAACATTAGAGAATGTAATTTCAAAAGCTAGAGAACTTAACATCAAAGTAATTTTTAGTGAAGAAACTGTTAACACAAAAACTTCTCAAATTATCGCAAATGAAATAGGTGGTAAAGTTTTGGTTTTATCTCCTCTTGAGATTGTATCAAATGATAATTATATCACAAAAATGACTCAAAACCTGGAAAATCTAAAGGAGGCATTATGTTGA
- a CDS encoding CopG family ribbon-helix-helix protein, translating to MPIVSISLNDEILSELDKLQSSMGFSGRSEVIRAGIRAFVSEEKQKADLEGNIHAILLVVHNDEFDHVVSGITHNFEDLITTHLHSKIEKEKCMELFLIDGDAEKVSTMTKDFQTNKNMDTVKLVAL from the coding sequence ATGCCAATTGTTTCAATCTCTCTAAATGATGAGATTCTATCAGAATTAGACAAGCTTCAATCTTCAATGGGATTCTCTGGAAGATCAGAAGTTATCAGAGCAGGAATTAGGGCATTTGTTTCTGAAGAAAAACAAAAAGCAGATTTGGAAGGAAATATTCATGCAATACTATTGGTTGTGCATAATGATGAGTTTGATCATGTTGTTTCAGGCATTACACATAATTTTGAGGATCTAATTACGACTCATCTTCATAGTAAAATTGAGAAAGAAAAATGCATGGAGTTATTTCTAATTGATGGGGATGCAGAAAAAGTATCTACCATGACAAAAGATTTTCAGACAAACAAAAACATGGATACTGTAAAGCTAGTAGCACTTTAG
- a CDS encoding PEFG-CTERM sorting domain-containing protein, whose protein sequence is MMSLKNFGIFALVACLLFPASSVYGHGFGVDTISSVDVQGKQLTILVEMPMYFESDQEGQITITATEDETKENAKNVTFLIGLFHKDDMIFRNYFFTDNGVLPIKITPQQGYDNFVIKGEQDSLLGAWYGTESNPIEIVGPLFTSGGLYNFEIEVRTIDEPTNIIEDSGVYNADLSLIETVSFIEQDSENNDVEFRSKSYFDTISNFEYNPDAKEVTFEMPFDWSEKQMSHVSVVHVETHFPKDFVEFLPPSYSAYANGIELFKSSISVDDYTEDHERVVHLVLLQDHLRFLKNEMKKSDEPLPENISFRLSTSEEIAFPLEAYTKSEDFKVNLSWDPIDVEPGVDTNFIFTIRDGRTNDPLRSSDYTFVLIQNGKEIHRVSGTAQVGGEFEKFTFSEDQTGPTIIKFENIRNTGQETEFALVVVPEFGSIAILILIISIMSIIFVTRKTSLNI, encoded by the coding sequence ATGATGTCGTTAAAAAATTTTGGAATATTTGCACTAGTGGCATGTTTGTTGTTTCCTGCTAGTAGTGTTTATGGACATGGTTTTGGTGTTGATACTATTTCATCAGTAGATGTTCAGGGAAAACAACTGACAATATTAGTAGAGATGCCAATGTATTTTGAGAGTGATCAGGAAGGTCAAATTACAATTACTGCAACAGAAGATGAAACAAAAGAAAATGCAAAAAATGTAACTTTTCTCATTGGATTATTTCATAAAGATGATATGATTTTTAGAAATTATTTCTTTACTGACAATGGTGTGTTGCCAATAAAGATAACACCACAACAAGGATATGATAATTTTGTAATTAAAGGGGAGCAGGATTCTCTACTAGGTGCTTGGTATGGAACAGAATCAAATCCTATTGAAATAGTTGGTCCTCTTTTTACATCAGGTGGACTGTATAATTTTGAAATTGAAGTAAGAACCATCGATGAGCCTACAAACATCATTGAGGATTCAGGCGTTTATAATGCAGATCTGAGCCTAATTGAGACTGTATCCTTCATTGAACAAGATTCTGAGAACAATGATGTTGAATTCCGTTCAAAATCCTATTTTGACACCATATCTAATTTTGAGTATAATCCTGATGCTAAAGAAGTCACTTTTGAAATGCCTTTTGATTGGAGTGAAAAACAAATGTCTCACGTATCAGTAGTTCACGTAGAAACCCACTTTCCTAAAGATTTTGTAGAATTTTTACCCCCTAGTTATTCTGCTTATGCAAATGGAATTGAACTATTCAAATCATCTATTTCAGTTGATGATTACACGGAGGATCATGAAAGAGTAGTCCATCTAGTCTTATTGCAGGATCATTTACGATTTTTGAAAAATGAAATGAAAAAATCTGATGAACCTTTACCTGAAAATATTTCATTTAGGTTATCCACCAGTGAAGAAATAGCATTCCCATTAGAAGCATACACAAAAAGTGAAGACTTCAAAGTAAATCTTTCATGGGATCCAATAGATGTAGAACCTGGTGTTGACACTAATTTTATTTTTACAATTAGAGATGGCCGAACAAATGATCCTTTGAGAAGTTCTGACTATACATTTGTATTAATTCAAAATGGAAAAGAAATTCATCGTGTATCTGGAACTGCACAAGTCGGTGGTGAGTTTGAAAAATTTACATTTTCTGAAGATCAAACTGGCCCAACAATAATAAAATTTGAAAATATTAGAAATACAGGACAAGAAACTGAATTTGCACTAGTTGTTGTACCTGAATTTGGAAGTATTGCAATTCTAATTCTGATTATTTCTATAATGAGTATAATTTTTGTAACAAGAAAAACTTCGTTAAATATCTAA
- a CDS encoding LON peptidase substrate-binding domain-containing protein: MTETKIIPIFPLDLVLFPRQELPLRIFEPRYKQLVDDCMLGDGQFGVCLIDEHSSVNGWNSPKLVGTIAKISKCEDVELDGLQLHIETLGRNSFKIKRIIPPSISQPANYDPLSVEGHQEISEIHEKIGTEEKMYIQAEVEMIPEIDENISLEKWEALVELWKKKIIKQALPQVVDSHSLDHVLEQYYLNTDTPTIDYIYSLSALGAKDPNELQPILEATTMDELIKRVEELLAV; the protein is encoded by the coding sequence TTGACTGAAACAAAAATTATTCCAATTTTCCCATTAGACTTGGTATTATTCCCAAGACAAGAATTGCCACTTCGAATTTTTGAGCCTAGATACAAGCAACTAGTTGATGATTGTATGCTTGGTGATGGTCAGTTTGGAGTATGTTTGATTGATGAACATAGTTCAGTTAATGGATGGAATTCTCCTAAATTGGTAGGGACAATTGCTAAAATTTCAAAGTGTGAAGATGTCGAACTAGATGGATTACAATTACATATTGAAACTCTAGGACGAAATTCATTTAAAATTAAAAGAATTATTCCTCCTTCAATTTCTCAACCTGCAAATTATGATCCATTATCAGTAGAGGGACATCAAGAAATTTCTGAAATACATGAAAAAATCGGAACAGAAGAAAAAATGTACATTCAAGCTGAAGTTGAAATGATTCCTGAAATAGATGAGAATATTTCTCTTGAAAAATGGGAGGCGTTAGTTGAATTATGGAAAAAGAAAATCATTAAACAAGCACTACCTCAAGTTGTTGATTCACATTCCTTAGATCATGTTTTAGAACAATACTATCTGAATACTGATACACCTACAATTGATTACATTTACTCATTATCTGCATTAGGAGCTAAAGATCCAAATGAACTTCAACCAATCTTAGAGGCTACAACTATGGATGAACTAATTAAGCGAGTTGAAGAATTATTAGCAGTATAG
- the pyrB gene encoding aspartate carbamoyltransferase — translation MNEFYQKDILSIKDYTKEQLESIFASTDKIMQLNPSDRREICKGNTLGYLFYEPSTRTRLSFDSAMASIGGNSLGISDITSSSTQKGESLADTVRIMSIYSDILVLRHTLDGSSRFAAEISDKPVINAGSGTEEHPTQAIQDLFTIKKEKKKIDGLKIGIVGDLKYGRTVYSLLHGLGNYDVDVRLISPESLRIRSDSTYEIKKKLDFTETTDIEEHLDELDVLYVTRIQKERFPDEEEYLKVKGSYVVGLDMLKRMKDDSIILHPLPRIDEIAADVDKTKNAKYFEQAEYGKHTRSALLGMILNENGF, via the coding sequence ATGAACGAGTTCTACCAAAAAGATATCCTCTCAATTAAGGACTATACCAAAGAACAACTTGAATCCATTTTTGCATCTACTGATAAAATCATGCAACTAAACCCTTCAGATAGGAGGGAGATTTGTAAAGGCAATACTTTGGGATATTTGTTTTATGAGCCAAGTACTAGAACTCGTCTTAGTTTTGATTCTGCCATGGCATCAATTGGTGGTAACTCTTTAGGTATTTCTGACATAACGTCTTCTTCTACCCAAAAAGGTGAAAGTCTTGCAGATACTGTTAGAATAATGTCTATTTACTCTGATATACTTGTTTTACGTCATACCTTGGATGGTTCAAGTAGATTTGCAGCTGAAATTTCTGATAAACCTGTAATTAATGCAGGTAGTGGAACTGAAGAACATCCAACCCAAGCAATTCAAGATTTGTTTACAATTAAAAAAGAAAAGAAAAAGATTGATGGTCTTAAAATTGGAATAGTAGGTGACCTAAAGTATGGACGAACTGTTTACTCATTACTACATGGTCTAGGAAACTATGATGTTGATGTTAGATTAATTTCTCCTGAATCATTAAGAATCAGATCAGATTCAACTTATGAAATAAAAAAGAAGTTAGACTTTACTGAAACTACTGACATTGAAGAGCATCTTGATGAACTTGATGTTCTTTATGTTACAAGAATTCAAAAAGAAAGATTCCCTGATGAAGAAGAATATCTCAAAGTAAAGGGAAGCTATGTTGTAGGATTAGACATGCTAAAACGAATGAAAGATGATTCAATAATTTTGCATCCTTTACCAAGAATAGATGAAATCGCAGCTGATGTTGATAAAACAAAAAATGCCAAGTACTTTGAGCAAGCAGAATATGGAAAACACACACGTTCTGCCCTATTAGGTATGATTCTCAATGAGAATGGGTTTTAA